Proteins from a single region of Streptomyces sp. TN58:
- a CDS encoding AfsR/SARP family transcriptional regulator has translation MAGADTETWERSTGGREGDLPRFNVLGSLEGWAGGARLRLGGSIQERVLCMLLLESGRVVPVARLVEATWEKDPPATAAHQVRKAVADLRRRIPGGTAVIATDGPGYRAAVTDRQLDLLEFDALSRAAAQALREGDRPAAAERLRSALALWRGAVLSGTGGPVIEAAATALEERRLAAAEQFFDLSLALGGSGELVSDLRALITQHPLRETLRGQLMLALYRSGRQAEALKEYGEVRELLVDELGIDPGPGLARLYEAILRDGPELAAPQRPGSADAAPGAPDPVRAAPPPAGPEPEAGPPVGPAGPPRGHAAAGEPVSEQPQTQAEQQTQPPSPAEPQPPRPSEPLRPEPAPAGAAPDDAPCTLPYDLSDFTGRARELGRLLDYAREACRGGERYSRIVAIDGMGGMGKTTLAVHAAHRLAARYPDGQLHIDLRGFTPGGSPVAPTAALDGLLRTLGTPGDRIPEDLEGRTALWRAKLEGRRVLLLLDNAVSAPQIRPLLPASPGCLVLITSRGRLLDLDGVEWVSIGTMEPGDSTSLMAETLGAARVAAEPEASAELAELCGHLPLALRIATARLRNRPRWTVRYLVERLRDETRRMDELSSGERSVAATLRLSYLAMDEEYRTAFRILSLYPCAGTDVYSAAALLGTAVRDAEDALEFLLDVHLVQQPDIGLYTFHDLVRTFAQGLRGPATAEDDAAAVERLLGYYMTTSDAACEVLFPGREQRPTGIPPYRGERPAFRSADEAVGWFDREQAGLLAAVSLAERSGHDRYAACLSRNVGFHLHAQGQLDEFWSVGHLAVAAARRLDDPALLGISLANLGAACWKLGRFEEGLDVATQARETAVRAGDRHTEAHSDSTTGLLMSMLGRYAQALPLLERSVAMARELGNARAEAETLSTLSTLYERWGRYPEAAAAARRAVGIGRELGYRSNVIAALTDLAFAQVGLEEYTDADATLKRARDLCDETRSPGDVALVLALSARVAQEREDGLAARAFAERALVLGRTGGAPIRLAKVENVLGRLHAAWGEHGTARELHAHAHRIASPMSFRAEEAAALVGLAHAAEALGDPAAAAGHRAAAEGLFEAMGLPEHRRAY, from the coding sequence ATGGCGGGGGCGGATACGGAGACCTGGGAGAGAAGCACCGGGGGGCGTGAGGGGGACCTTCCGCGCTTCAACGTGCTCGGCTCGCTGGAAGGCTGGGCGGGCGGGGCACGGCTGCGGCTGGGGGGATCGATCCAGGAACGCGTCCTGTGCATGCTGTTGCTCGAATCGGGCCGGGTGGTGCCGGTGGCCCGGCTGGTGGAGGCGACCTGGGAGAAGGACCCGCCCGCGACCGCCGCGCACCAGGTCCGCAAGGCCGTCGCCGACCTGCGCCGGCGCATTCCCGGCGGGACGGCGGTGATCGCCACCGACGGGCCCGGCTACCGGGCCGCGGTGACGGACCGGCAGCTCGATCTGCTGGAGTTCGACGCGCTGTCGAGGGCGGCGGCGCAGGCCCTGCGGGAGGGTGACCGCCCGGCGGCCGCCGAGCGCCTGAGGTCCGCGCTCGCGCTGTGGCGGGGCGCGGTCCTGTCCGGCACGGGCGGGCCGGTGATCGAGGCCGCCGCGACGGCGCTGGAAGAGCGCCGACTGGCCGCGGCCGAGCAGTTCTTCGACCTGTCCCTCGCGCTCGGCGGGAGCGGGGAGCTGGTCTCGGACCTGCGCGCCCTCATCACGCAGCACCCTCTGAGGGAGACGCTGCGGGGGCAGCTGATGCTGGCCCTGTACCGCTCGGGGCGGCAGGCGGAGGCCCTCAAGGAGTACGGGGAGGTCCGCGAGCTGCTCGTCGACGAACTCGGGATCGACCCCGGCCCCGGACTGGCCAGGCTGTACGAGGCGATCCTGCGGGACGGACCGGAGCTGGCGGCCCCGCAGCGGCCGGGCTCCGCGGACGCGGCCCCCGGGGCACCGGATCCCGTACGGGCCGCTCCCCCACCGGCGGGTCCAGAGCCGGAGGCGGGCCCGCCGGTGGGCCCGGCAGGCCCGCCGCGCGGCCACGCGGCCGCCGGGGAACCGGTCTCCGAGCAGCCGCAGACACAGGCCGAGCAGCAGACACAGCCGCCGTCACCGGCGGAGCCGCAGCCGCCGCGTCCGTCGGAGCCGCTGCGTCCGGAGCCCGCACCGGCCGGGGCCGCGCCGGACGACGCCCCCTGCACCCTTCCGTACGACCTCTCCGACTTCACCGGCCGGGCCCGCGAGCTCGGCCGGCTCCTCGACTACGCCCGGGAAGCCTGCCGGGGCGGCGAGAGGTACTCCCGGATCGTCGCCATTGACGGCATGGGCGGCATGGGGAAGACCACCCTCGCCGTGCACGCCGCCCACCGGCTGGCCGCCCGTTACCCCGACGGGCAGCTCCACATCGACCTGCGCGGCTTCACCCCGGGCGGCAGCCCCGTCGCGCCCACCGCCGCGCTCGACGGCCTGCTGCGCACCCTCGGCACACCCGGCGACCGCATTCCGGAGGACCTTGAGGGGCGCACCGCCCTGTGGCGGGCGAAACTGGAAGGCCGGCGGGTGCTGCTGCTGCTCGACAACGCGGTCTCCGCCCCGCAGATCCGGCCGCTGCTGCCGGCCTCGCCGGGCTGCCTCGTCCTGATCACGAGCCGCGGGCGGCTCCTCGACCTCGACGGTGTCGAGTGGGTGTCCATCGGGACGATGGAACCCGGGGACAGCACCAGCCTGATGGCCGAGACGCTGGGCGCGGCCAGGGTGGCCGCCGAGCCGGAGGCCTCCGCCGAACTGGCCGAGCTGTGCGGCCATCTGCCGCTGGCCCTGCGCATCGCGACGGCCCGCCTGCGCAACCGGCCGCGCTGGACGGTGCGTTACCTCGTCGAGCGGCTGCGCGACGAGACGCGCAGGATGGACGAGCTGAGTTCGGGGGAGCGCAGCGTCGCGGCGACTCTGCGGCTGTCGTACCTGGCGATGGACGAGGAGTACCGCACCGCGTTCCGCATCCTCAGCCTGTACCCGTGCGCCGGTACCGACGTGTACTCGGCCGCGGCGCTCCTCGGCACGGCCGTCCGGGACGCCGAGGACGCCCTGGAGTTCCTGCTGGACGTCCACCTCGTACAGCAGCCGGACATCGGGCTCTACACCTTCCACGACCTGGTGCGGACCTTCGCGCAGGGCCTGCGGGGCCCGGCGACGGCCGAGGACGACGCGGCGGCGGTCGAACGGCTCCTCGGCTACTACATGACGACCTCGGACGCGGCCTGCGAGGTGCTCTTCCCGGGCCGTGAGCAGCGGCCCACCGGGATCCCGCCCTACCGGGGCGAGCGGCCGGCCTTCAGGAGCGCCGACGAGGCCGTGGGCTGGTTCGACCGGGAACAGGCCGGGCTGCTCGCGGCGGTGTCCCTCGCCGAGCGGTCCGGCCACGACCGCTACGCGGCCTGCCTGAGCCGCAACGTCGGCTTCCACCTGCACGCGCAGGGCCAGCTCGACGAGTTCTGGAGCGTCGGGCACCTGGCGGTCGCCGCGGCCCGCCGCCTCGACGACCCGGCCCTGCTGGGCATCAGCCTGGCCAATCTGGGAGCCGCCTGCTGGAAACTGGGCCGATTCGAGGAGGGCCTGGACGTGGCCACGCAGGCGCGCGAGACGGCGGTGCGGGCCGGGGACCGGCACACCGAGGCGCACAGCGACTCCACCACCGGGCTGCTGATGTCGATGCTCGGGCGGTACGCGCAGGCCCTGCCGCTGCTGGAGCGGTCGGTCGCGATGGCCCGGGAGCTGGGCAACGCCCGGGCGGAGGCCGAGACACTGAGCACGCTCAGCACGCTGTACGAGCGGTGGGGCCGGTATCCGGAGGCGGCCGCCGCCGCCCGCCGGGCGGTCGGGATCGGCCGCGAACTGGGCTACCGCAGCAACGTGATCGCGGCCCTGACCGACCTCGCCTTCGCCCAGGTCGGCCTGGAGGAGTACACGGATGCGGACGCCACGCTGAAGCGGGCCCGGGACCTGTGCGACGAGACGAGGTCCCCGGGCGACGTCGCCCTGGTGCTCGCACTGTCCGCCCGGGTCGCGCAGGAGCGCGAGGACGGCCTGGCGGCGCGGGCGTTCGCCGAGCGGGCCCTGGTCCTCGGCCGTACGGGCGGGGCCCCGATCCGGCTCGCGAAGGTGGAGAACGTCCTCGGGCGGCTCCACGCGGCATGGGGGGAGCACGGGACGGCGCGGGAACTGCACGCCCACGCCCACCGGATCGCGTCGCCGATGAGCTTCAGGGCCGAGGAGGCGGCGGCGCTGGTGGGCCTCGCCCACGCGGCCGAGGCGCTCGGAGACCCTGCGGCGGCGGCCGGACACCGCGCCGCGGCGGAGGGCTTGTTCGAGGCCATGGGGCTGCCGGAGCACCGCCGGGCCTACTGA
- a CDS encoding MFS transporter, giving the protein MSTQTTSSAAPPVQAEGQPGRTVTLAAVLLAVFVVPMSISGTAVALSDIGADTDAGLAPLQWVVNAFNVAFACFTLVWGSIADIVGRVKAFAAGAAVYAVASLASALATNVLWLDGARALAGIGGAAIFSCGAAIIATVFDGPARAKAFALFGTVAGVGVAIGPSLAGVLVQGLGWRWVFAVHAVALLLVLLAVPAIAKAMPADGGSGASIDVPGSALFVVAMVLLTTAIVQGSQWGWGSTGVLGLFAGAVVVLAVFAAVENRREHPMLDLSVLRNRRFVGLCLVPVAASFGFVTMLTYLPSYLTAATGRDTGTAGLIMLLLTAPVLVCPMLAAKLVTRGVSALTLIYVSLACLVVGDLALTLFSPDVTILVVALPMLVTGAGMGLSAGLVDGQALELIDPAKAGMAAGFLNTLRLGSEAIAVAVYGSVLATVLGTRIEDGIGDHAGAANAGQVADQAAGGDFARATELSGAVDTEGFTHFLAQSYDSAFHTVLWGLAAVCVVLCAVVAALLRGGPAKSAA; this is encoded by the coding sequence ATGAGTACGCAGACCACGTCGTCGGCCGCGCCACCTGTGCAGGCGGAAGGGCAGCCGGGCCGCACCGTCACCCTGGCCGCGGTGCTCCTCGCGGTGTTCGTCGTCCCCATGTCGATCTCCGGAACCGCCGTCGCACTGTCCGACATCGGCGCCGACACCGACGCCGGCCTCGCCCCCCTGCAGTGGGTGGTGAACGCCTTCAACGTCGCCTTCGCCTGCTTCACGCTCGTCTGGGGCTCCATCGCCGACATCGTCGGCAGGGTCAAGGCCTTCGCGGCCGGCGCCGCCGTCTACGCCGTGGCCTCGCTCGCCAGCGCCCTCGCCACCAACGTCCTCTGGCTGGACGGCGCCCGCGCCCTCGCCGGCATCGGCGGCGCGGCGATCTTCTCCTGCGGCGCGGCGATCATCGCGACCGTCTTCGACGGCCCCGCACGCGCCAAGGCGTTCGCGCTGTTCGGCACCGTCGCGGGCGTCGGCGTGGCGATCGGCCCGTCGCTGGCCGGCGTACTCGTCCAAGGCCTCGGCTGGCGCTGGGTGTTCGCCGTGCACGCCGTCGCCCTGCTCCTGGTGCTGCTCGCGGTGCCCGCCATCGCCAAGGCCATGCCCGCCGACGGCGGCAGCGGTGCGAGCATCGACGTCCCCGGCAGCGCGCTGTTCGTCGTCGCCATGGTGCTGCTGACCACCGCCATCGTGCAGGGCTCCCAGTGGGGCTGGGGCAGCACCGGGGTGCTCGGGCTGTTCGCGGGCGCCGTCGTGGTCCTCGCGGTCTTCGCGGCGGTCGAGAACCGCAGGGAGCACCCCATGCTGGACCTGAGCGTCCTGCGCAACCGGCGCTTCGTCGGCCTGTGCCTGGTGCCCGTCGCGGCGTCCTTCGGCTTCGTCACGATGCTCACCTACCTGCCGAGCTACCTGACCGCGGCCACCGGCCGCGACACCGGCACCGCCGGCCTGATCATGCTGCTGCTCACCGCGCCCGTGCTGGTCTGCCCGATGCTCGCCGCGAAGCTCGTCACCCGCGGGGTCTCCGCGCTCACCCTCATCTACGTCAGCCTCGCCTGCCTGGTCGTCGGCGACCTGGCGCTCACGCTCTTCTCGCCGGACGTGACGATCCTCGTCGTCGCCCTGCCGATGCTCGTCACCGGCGCCGGCATGGGCCTCTCGGCCGGGCTGGTCGACGGCCAGGCGCTGGAACTGATCGACCCGGCCAAGGCCGGCATGGCCGCCGGGTTCCTCAACACCCTGCGCCTCGGCAGCGAGGCCATCGCCGTCGCCGTGTACGGGTCCGTCCTCGCGACCGTCCTCGGCACCCGCATCGAGGACGGCATCGGCGACCACGCCGGCGCCGCGAACGCCGGCCAGGTCGCCGACCAGGCCGCCGGCGGCGACTTCGCCCGCGCCACCGAGCTGTCCGGCGCCGTGGACACCGAGGGCTTCACCCACTTCCTCGCCCAGTCCTACGACTCCGCCTTCCACACCGTCCTGTGGGGACTCGCCGCGGTCTGCGTCGTGCTCTGCGCCGTGGTCGCCGCCCTGCTGCGCGGCGGCCCCGCCAAGAGCGCCGCGTGA
- a CDS encoding DUF5324 family protein — MSATEEEDPVTGKDSARLAAESARESVRYAAEMVAPYAESARDAAVHYAHEANERLSPMVSQAATGAARQARMTYDCHLHPRLKAARAHVPPPVDRAAVKAVHQTRLAARHAADYTQPKIESALAAATPVAEEAAARSSAALAALRGQVTAKEVQKLVRKHERAQRRGRVLRGAALVGLLAAGAYLAWRWWDQQSNPDWLVEPPAATELSDRDAAAANFDDELAEKEREAGSSGPEPGSGH; from the coding sequence GTGTCCGCCACCGAGGAGGAGGATCCCGTGACCGGCAAGGACAGCGCGCGCCTGGCAGCCGAGAGCGCCAGGGAGAGCGTGCGGTACGCGGCTGAAATGGTGGCGCCGTACGCGGAATCCGCCAGGGACGCTGCGGTGCACTACGCACACGAGGCCAACGAACGGCTGTCGCCGATGGTGTCCCAGGCTGCCACCGGCGCCGCGCGCCAAGCCCGGATGACCTACGACTGCCATCTGCACCCACGCCTGAAGGCGGCGCGGGCGCACGTGCCGCCACCCGTAGACCGGGCCGCGGTGAAGGCGGTCCACCAGACCCGTCTGGCGGCCCGTCATGCGGCCGACTACACACAGCCGAAGATCGAGAGCGCCCTCGCGGCCGCCACGCCCGTGGCCGAGGAGGCCGCGGCCCGGTCGTCCGCGGCGCTGGCGGCGCTGCGCGGCCAGGTGACCGCGAAGGAAGTACAGAAGCTCGTCCGCAAGCACGAGCGGGCACAGCGCCGCGGCCGGGTCCTGCGCGGGGCCGCCCTGGTGGGCCTGCTCGCGGCCGGCGCGTATCTGGCGTGGCGGTGGTGGGACCAGCAGTCGAACCCGGACTGGCTGGTCGAGCCGCCGGCGGCGACCGAGCTGTCGGACCGTGACGCCGCGGCGGCGAACTTCGACGACGAGCTGGCGGAGAAGGAGCGCGAGGCCGGTTCCTCCGGACCGGAGCCGGGCTCCGGTCACTGA
- a CDS encoding LysM peptidoglycan-binding domain-containing protein: MGIFDFLKSDKKQAQEQVQQRAAKGADSSRSAAADAASATRAAAERMAAAAPPTPGPAPATPTPASAAHKAVPAKPRPAAMPKPAPQAARPGAAHTPTPHSAAHKAVPAAPVARPQPTAKTRTYTVRQGDTLAAIARRELGDEARWRELYAMNRGVVGANPDLVPPGAVLNLPS; the protein is encoded by the coding sequence ATGGGAATCTTCGACTTCCTCAAGTCCGACAAGAAGCAGGCGCAGGAGCAGGTGCAGCAGCGGGCGGCCAAGGGGGCGGACTCCTCCAGGAGCGCCGCGGCCGACGCCGCCTCGGCGACCAGGGCCGCCGCCGAGCGCATGGCGGCCGCCGCGCCGCCCACGCCCGGGCCGGCGCCCGCGACCCCGACGCCCGCCTCCGCGGCGCACAAGGCCGTACCCGCCAAGCCCCGGCCCGCCGCGATGCCGAAGCCCGCGCCGCAGGCCGCCCGGCCGGGGGCGGCGCACACGCCGACGCCCCACTCCGCCGCGCACAAGGCGGTCCCCGCGGCGCCCGTGGCCAGGCCGCAGCCCACCGCGAAGACGCGCACCTACACCGTCCGGCAGGGCGACACCCTCGCCGCGATCGCCCGCCGCGAGTTGGGCGACGAGGCCCGCTGGCGCGAGCTCTACGCCATGAACAGGGGCGTCGTCGGCGCCAACCCCGACCTTGTTCCGCCGGGCGCGGTCCTGAACCTCCCGTCCTGA
- a CDS encoding ArsR/SmtB family transcription factor, translating to MPDEDGHPSIEEMSLPAVLSALADPLRYAVVSALLKEPEGTARTCASFNLPVSKSTITHHFKVLRQAGLVGQVDRGNSRAATLRRAELDERFPGLLDLIRANS from the coding sequence ATGCCCGATGAGGATGGCCACCCCTCGATCGAGGAGATGAGCCTGCCGGCCGTGCTGAGCGCGCTCGCCGACCCGCTGCGCTACGCCGTCGTCTCAGCCCTGCTGAAGGAGCCGGAAGGCACGGCGCGGACCTGCGCGTCCTTCAACCTGCCCGTCTCGAAGTCGACGATCACCCACCACTTCAAGGTCCTGCGCCAGGCGGGCCTGGTGGGGCAGGTGGACCGCGGCAACAGCAGGGCGGCGACCCTGCGCCGGGCGGAACTGGACGAACGCTTCCCCGGCCTGCTGGACCTGATCCGCGCCAACTCCTGA
- a CDS encoding peptidylprolyl isomerase: MAEKLYATLKTTHGDIEIELLENFAPKTVRNFVELATGAREWTRPTDGQKTTDPLYDGTVFHRVISGFMIQGGDPLGNGTGGPGYAFADEFHPDLAFTKPYLLAMANAGPGTNGSQFFITVAPTAWLTRKHTIFGEVTDPASRKVVDAIAASATNSRTERPLADVVIKSVVVEKR; this comes from the coding sequence GTGGCCGAGAAGCTCTACGCCACCCTGAAGACCACCCACGGCGACATCGAGATCGAGCTGCTGGAGAACTTCGCTCCGAAGACCGTCCGGAACTTCGTCGAGCTCGCCACGGGCGCCCGCGAGTGGACCCGTCCCACGGACGGCCAGAAGACCACGGACCCGCTCTACGACGGCACCGTCTTCCACCGCGTCATCAGCGGCTTCATGATCCAGGGCGGCGACCCGCTCGGCAACGGCACCGGCGGGCCCGGCTACGCGTTCGCGGACGAGTTCCACCCCGACCTGGCCTTCACCAAGCCGTACCTGCTCGCCATGGCCAACGCCGGCCCGGGCACCAACGGCTCGCAGTTCTTCATCACCGTCGCCCCCACCGCCTGGCTGACGCGCAAGCACACCATCTTCGGCGAGGTCACCGACCCCGCGAGCCGGAAGGTCGTGGACGCCATCGCCGCCAGCGCCACCAACTCGCGCACCGAGCGGCCGCTGGCGGACGTGGTCATCAAGTCC
- a CDS encoding NAD(P)/FAD-dependent oxidoreductase, producing the protein MSTTAPTRPVRASGRPARRPPSRPGAGLPARVTVVGGGVVALLTAVECVLDGHLVTVVGRGSVPDAGAASPGRHRVLRALHPADPSATRAALRAHHRWVELEELLMTRFYERAGALTVLPPAAAAAGAALVESAGGTARELTAADLSHRYPHLRLDGGLGAVLEEEAGVLLAGRVLAACAGWLKWQRGVRLVEHRAVTAVDGASGTVRLADGRAVHGDAVLVAVDPRSRELLPEGVAERLTLYRQSLLHCRVPPHQARAWAATPAVAFPGTPGGARLVPPVAGTGLKLSSAAARRAVDEITDHTTDPYWQRSLEREFGDLLPGFGPAWVTAAEDSYHAAFAPAGGTAPAALGGAGYAYAADGGTSFAFAPLVARSLADRLAGVGSPGTL; encoded by the coding sequence GTGTCCACGACCGCCCCGACCCGGCCCGTCCGGGCTTCCGGCCGCCCGGCCCGGCGGCCCCCGTCCCGGCCGGGGGCCGGGCTGCCGGCGAGGGTGACGGTCGTGGGCGGCGGGGTGGTCGCCCTGCTCACCGCGGTCGAGTGCGTGCTCGACGGACACCTGGTCACGGTCGTGGGCCGGGGTTCCGTCCCGGACGCCGGTGCCGCCTCCCCGGGCCGGCACCGCGTGCTGCGCGCCCTGCATCCCGCGGACCCGTCCGCGACGCGGGCGGCGCTGCGTGCGCACCACCGCTGGGTCGAGCTGGAAGAGCTGCTCATGACGCGCTTCTACGAGCGGGCCGGAGCGCTCACCGTGCTGCCGCCCGCCGCGGCCGCGGCGGGCGCGGCCCTGGTCGAGAGCGCCGGGGGGACGGCCAGGGAGCTGACCGCGGCCGACCTGTCCCACCGCTACCCGCACCTGCGCCTGGACGGCGGTCTCGGGGCCGTACTGGAGGAGGAGGCCGGCGTCCTGCTCGCCGGGCGCGTCCTCGCCGCCTGCGCCGGCTGGCTGAAGTGGCAGCGCGGCGTCCGACTGGTCGAGCACCGGGCCGTGACCGCCGTCGACGGCGCGAGCGGCACCGTACGCCTGGCCGACGGGCGGGCGGTGCACGGTGACGCGGTGCTCGTGGCGGTGGATCCCCGCTCGCGTGAACTCCTGCCGGAGGGCGTCGCCGAGCGGCTGACCCTCTACCGGCAGTCCCTCCTGCACTGCCGGGTGCCGCCGCACCAGGCACGGGCGTGGGCGGCCACCCCGGCCGTCGCCTTCCCCGGCACCCCGGGCGGAGCCCGGCTGGTCCCGCCGGTGGCCGGTACGGGCCTCAAGCTCAGCTCGGCCGCCGCCCGCCGGGCGGTCGACGAGATCACCGACCACACCACCGACCCGTACTGGCAGCGCAGCCTGGAGAGGGAGTTCGGCGACCTGCTGCCCGGCTTCGGCCCGGCCTGGGTGACCGCGGCCGAGGACTCCTACCACGCGGCCTTCGCGCCGGCCGGCGGCACGGCGCCGGCCGCCCTGGGCGGCGCGGGATACGCGTACGCGGCCGACGGCGGGACGTCCTTCGCGTTCGCGCCGCTCGTCGCGCGCTCACTCGCCGACCGGCTGGCCGGCGTCGGGTCGCCGGGGACCCTTTAG
- a CDS encoding NB-ARC domain-containing protein, whose translation MGRPERPLAPDAGPVTAFARELRMLRTAAGSPGYREMATRAMFSASVLSEAAAGYRLPTLQVALAFAEACGGDRACWERRWHEAARACGDDGAPRPPAKAVQAHHENELRAADVRAVLPPPAQLPMEPHTLVGRSALLRQARSLTDRSPGGEHQVAPLVISGQIGAGKSAFALRLARELAANLPDGQLYANLDPAAGGHGDAAGIAGGFLEALGIPAGRVPADPGQRIGLYRSLLNRRRLLVVLDNVRHEHQVRDLLTAAPESRVLITSRSRLLGLDGVRRIRVPVLERNESMEVLARLLGSDRVGVEPRACLLLADACGDLPLALNLAGRRIAARPEWMLQHAVSDLIGDRRRDPARFLGRLRVGDDALDARLDDAYRQLTPWARLMLRQFAGSEHPPSVDDVVYGSAEALAALVERSAQPVEDLLERLLDAGLLDHGGLPGQYGLTPMARAFALTQPDPTQEPPPAAPRPGAPALTGGRRHFDDTP comes from the coding sequence GTGGGAAGACCGGAGCGGCCACTGGCCCCCGACGCCGGACCCGTCACCGCGTTCGCCCGGGAACTGCGCATGCTGCGGACCGCGGCGGGCAGCCCCGGCTACCGCGAGATGGCCACCCGTGCCATGTTCTCCGCGTCGGTCCTCTCCGAGGCGGCGGCCGGATACCGCCTCCCGACCCTCCAGGTCGCCCTCGCCTTCGCCGAAGCCTGCGGCGGGGACCGTGCCTGCTGGGAGCGGCGCTGGCACGAGGCGGCGCGCGCCTGTGGCGACGACGGCGCCCCCCGCCCCCCGGCCAAGGCCGTGCAGGCGCACCACGAGAACGAACTGCGCGCCGCCGACGTGCGCGCCGTGCTCCCGCCGCCGGCCCAGCTCCCGATGGAGCCGCACACCCTGGTGGGACGGTCGGCCCTGCTCCGGCAGGCCCGATCCCTGACCGACCGGTCCCCCGGCGGAGAGCACCAGGTGGCACCGCTGGTGATCAGCGGTCAGATCGGTGCCGGCAAGTCGGCCTTCGCGCTGCGCCTGGCCCGTGAACTGGCGGCGAACCTGCCCGACGGACAGCTCTACGCGAACCTGGACCCGGCCGCCGGCGGACACGGCGACGCCGCCGGGATCGCGGGCGGCTTCCTGGAGGCGCTGGGCATCCCCGCCGGCCGCGTCCCCGCCGACCCGGGTCAGCGCATCGGGCTCTACCGGTCCCTCCTCAACCGCCGCCGGCTGCTCGTCGTACTCGACAACGTGCGCCACGAGCACCAGGTACGGGACCTGCTGACGGCCGCGCCCGAGAGCCGCGTCCTCATCACCAGCCGCTCCCGGCTGCTCGGCCTGGACGGGGTACGCCGGATACGCGTGCCCGTCCTGGAGCGGAACGAGTCGATGGAAGTGCTGGCCCGGCTGCTGGGCAGCGACCGGGTCGGTGTCGAACCGCGGGCCTGCCTGCTACTCGCCGACGCCTGCGGTGACCTGCCGCTGGCGCTGAACCTGGCGGGCCGGCGCATCGCGGCCCGACCGGAGTGGATGCTCCAGCACGCGGTGTCGGACCTGATCGGCGACCGGCGGCGGGACCCCGCCCGCTTCCTCGGCCGGCTCCGGGTGGGTGACGACGCCCTGGACGCCCGCCTCGACGACGCCTACCGGCAGCTGACGCCGTGGGCCCGCCTGATGCTGCGCCAGTTCGCCGGCTCGGAGCACCCGCCCTCGGTGGACGACGTCGTGTACGGGTCGGCCGAGGCGCTGGCCGCCCTGGTCGAGCGCTCCGCCCAACCGGTCGAGGACCTCCTCGAACGCCTCCTGGACGCCGGCCTCCTCGACCACGGCGGGCTGCCCGGGCAGTACGGTCTGACGCCGATGGCCCGTGCGTTCGCCCTGACCCAGCCGGACCCCACCCAGGAGCCCCCGCCCGCCGCACCCCGCCCCGGCGCTCCCGCCCTCACGGGCGGCCGACGCCACTTCGACGACACCCCCTAA